The following coding sequences lie in one Streptococcus suis genomic window:
- a CDS encoding RNA-binding S4 domain-containing protein — MRLDKYLKVSRIIKRRTVAKEVADKGRIKVNGILAKSSTDLKVNDQVEIQFGNKLLTVKVLEMKDSTKKEDALKMYEIISEKRIEKDEEI; from the coding sequence ATGAGACTAGATAAATATTTGAAAGTATCCCGCATTATCAAGCGTCGAACAGTTGCGAAGGAAGTTGCCGATAAAGGACGAATAAAAGTCAATGGGATTTTGGCGAAATCTTCAACAGATTTAAAAGTAAATGATCAGGTTGAAATCCAATTTGGTAATAAACTACTCACTGTAAAAGTACTTGAAATGAAAGATTCGACTAAAAAAGAAGACGCACTGAAAATGTATGAAATTATCAGTGAAAAAAGGATAGAAAAAGATGAAGAAATCTAA
- a CDS encoding septum formation initiation protein, which translates to MKKSKILQLNNAFIQSERKKTQHQLAERQQKNRFMGAILILVIFLFMLPAYNLVGTYTNIQQQEKKLAELEKNYEELTKEQKQEAEMVAKLKNEEYAAKYVRAKYQYSKEGEFVYNIPGLPK; encoded by the coding sequence ATGAAGAAATCTAAAATTCTACAACTGAATAATGCCTTTATTCAGTCGGAGCGTAAAAAAACTCAGCATCAATTGGCAGAACGCCAACAAAAAAATCGTTTTATGGGTGCAATTCTCATTCTAGTTATCTTTCTTTTTATGTTGCCTGCCTATAATCTTGTTGGGACTTACACTAATATTCAGCAGCAGGAAAAGAAACTTGCTGAATTGGAAAAAAATTACGAAGAACTGACCAAAGAACAGAAGCAGGAAGCAGAGATGGTTGCAAAATTGAAAAATGAGGAATACGCAGCAAAGTATGTTCGGGCTAAGTATCAATACTCTAAAGAAGGGGAATTTGTCTACAATATTCCAGGGTTACCAAAATGA
- a CDS encoding serine hydrolase, translating into MQKKLLVWLLPVLFGWQVVDSTEIPFELTAQEEYELTHTIYDQYFQTIPQNPNVFQTENLYSDEELTIAGGQLQPNQHFSITDVLVNSKKELVFKIDDKGYILASRHLLFDDVIVTETTVEQTYWTKKGFTLLTSPIANEATEIKNDLQPYQAVMVSKIVTTSLGDFAYVTDKGWIAVNNLSKTDNRVEAVQELLTNKYPKDTIGIYVKQLSTGQTAGVNQEKLFYSASIAKLPILYYVQEQLNAGYIDLTTKVKYTAESISFPGAYVAGGSGSLSKTPDNKDYSVEELINKTAKESDNVASNLLSYYVANKFDSNFYQVITAKTGSEWSMVTRETSAEIAGKMMEALYIQNGYVLESLLSTQFDNQRISKDISVPVAHKIGDADDVKHDVAIVYAESPFVLSIFTDKSNYDEITQIANDIYGILK; encoded by the coding sequence ATGCAGAAAAAACTGCTCGTATGGTTATTGCCAGTTTTATTTGGATGGCAGGTGGTCGATAGTACAGAAATACCATTTGAACTCACAGCGCAAGAAGAATACGAATTGACTCATACTATCTATGATCAGTATTTTCAAACTATCCCTCAAAACCCAAATGTTTTTCAAACTGAGAATCTTTATTCGGATGAAGAACTGACTATAGCAGGTGGACAATTACAGCCGAACCAACATTTTTCTATTACGGATGTTCTAGTCAATAGCAAAAAAGAATTGGTTTTCAAAATAGATGACAAGGGTTACATTCTTGCAAGTAGGCATCTACTATTTGATGATGTAATTGTTACAGAAACTACTGTTGAGCAAACTTATTGGACAAAAAAAGGTTTCACATTGTTAACCTCACCAATTGCTAACGAAGCTACGGAAATAAAAAATGATTTACAACCCTATCAAGCTGTCATGGTTTCTAAAATTGTGACAACTTCCCTAGGTGATTTTGCCTATGTTACAGATAAAGGTTGGATTGCAGTAAATAATCTTTCTAAAACGGATAATAGAGTAGAAGCTGTTCAAGAGTTGTTGACTAACAAATATCCCAAAGATACTATTGGTATATATGTGAAACAATTGTCAACAGGTCAAACTGCAGGTGTAAATCAAGAGAAACTATTCTATTCTGCCAGCATTGCTAAGCTACCAATTCTTTATTACGTTCAAGAGCAACTGAATGCTGGGTACATTGATTTGACTACTAAAGTGAAATATACAGCCGAATCTATATCCTTCCCAGGAGCTTATGTTGCTGGAGGAAGTGGTTCACTGTCAAAAACTCCTGACAATAAAGATTATTCAGTGGAAGAATTGATCAATAAGACTGCTAAAGAGTCAGATAATGTAGCTAGTAATTTACTTTCTTATTATGTAGCTAATAAATTCGATTCCAATTTTTATCAAGTAATAACTGCTAAAACAGGTAGTGAGTGGAGTATGGTTACACGTGAAACTTCAGCTGAGATCGCAGGTAAAATGATGGAAGCCTTATATATTCAAAATGGCTATGTGCTAGAAAGTTTGTTATCTACTCAATTTGATAATCAACGTATTTCGAAAGACATCTCAGTTCCAGTTGCTCATAAAATTGGCGATGCAGATGATGTCAAACACGATGTAGCGATTGTTTACGCAGAGTCTCCTTTTGTTTTATCTATTTTTACAGATAAATCAAATTATGATGAGATTACACAAATTGCAAATGATATTTACGGGATTTTAAAGTAA
- the tilS gene encoding tRNA lysidine(34) synthetase TilS, whose protein sequence is MKDRFLKVTLDGHFFDKHKKVLVAVSGGLDSMNLFHLLYECKQVLGIELGIAHINHGQREESVIEEKYLRQLAEESNVPFYLSYFEGDFSEEAARKWRYGFFATIMEKEGYTALVTAHHADDQAETVFMRLIRGGRLRHLSAIQPTQPFATGELIRPLLSFKKADFEKLFHFEDCSNADFKYFRNRVRNDYLPKLKQENPKIELTLNNLAVDTNNLFQALRDLTQDLSVTDVMSFQQQTPAVQSYLLEEYLEKFPDLQLSRPQFNEVLHILRSKANYYHLLKNDYMLEKDYHRFQIYKIGPETDSQPEKIMIKSEGIFSYGSYIFSLNHPLEEADSILYFPTENPIVVRRRQAGDTILINGVNKKLRRWFIDNKISQKVRQNALIIEQNGEIYGITNLVSSDLSKSVKNDIIKATLYIKMKE, encoded by the coding sequence ATGAAAGATAGATTTTTAAAAGTGACACTGGATGGTCACTTTTTTGATAAACATAAGAAAGTACTAGTAGCCGTATCTGGTGGGTTAGATTCTATGAACCTATTCCATCTTTTATACGAATGCAAACAAGTGTTAGGGATTGAACTTGGAATTGCCCATATTAATCATGGACAGAGAGAAGAATCTGTCATTGAGGAAAAATATCTTAGACAGTTAGCAGAAGAAAGTAATGTTCCCTTTTATCTGTCCTATTTTGAAGGCGATTTTTCAGAAGAAGCGGCGCGAAAATGGCGTTATGGATTTTTTGCTACAATCATGGAGAAGGAAGGCTACACTGCACTAGTGACAGCCCACCATGCAGATGATCAAGCAGAAACTGTCTTTATGCGATTGATTAGAGGAGGGCGTTTACGTCACTTATCAGCAATTCAACCGACTCAGCCTTTTGCAACAGGGGAACTTATTCGACCACTTTTATCTTTTAAAAAGGCAGATTTTGAAAAGCTATTTCATTTTGAAGATTGCAGCAATGCAGATTTCAAATATTTTCGAAATAGAGTCAGAAATGACTATTTACCAAAGTTAAAACAGGAAAATCCTAAAATCGAACTTACTCTCAATAATCTTGCAGTTGATACAAATAATCTATTTCAAGCGCTAAGAGATTTGACACAGGATTTATCCGTTACAGATGTGATGAGCTTTCAACAACAGACACCTGCGGTACAAAGTTATCTATTAGAGGAATATTTGGAAAAATTTCCTGATTTACAGCTCTCTCGTCCACAATTTAATGAAGTATTACACATCTTGCGTTCAAAAGCTAACTACTATCATTTATTGAAAAATGATTACATGCTAGAAAAGGATTATCATCGTTTTCAAATTTATAAAATAGGACCAGAGACGGATAGTCAACCAGAAAAAATCATGATAAAATCAGAGGGTATTTTTTCTTACGGTTCATATATTTTTTCTCTCAATCATCCTTTGGAAGAAGCGGATAGTATTTTATATTTTCCTACAGAAAATCCAATTGTAGTGAGGAGAAGGCAGGCTGGGGATACCATTTTAATAAACGGAGTAAATAAAAAACTCCGTCGTTGGTTTATTGATAATAAAATCTCACAGAAAGTTCGACAAAATGCGCTTATTATCGAGCAGAATGGAGAAATTTATGGAATTACGAATCTTGTTAGCAGTGATTTGAGTAAATCAGTAAAAAATGATATAATAAAAGCTACCTTATATATAAAAATGAAAGAGTAG
- the hpt gene encoding hypoxanthine phosphoribosyltransferase encodes MLDKDIKKTLVSEEEIVAKCKELGQILATDYADKNPILVGILKGSIPFMAELMKHIDAHVETDYMVVSSYHGGTESSGTVKIIKDLDNSVAGRHIIFVEDIIDTGRTLKELKELFALRQAASIKIATLLDKPEGRVVEIEPDYTCFTIPNEFVVGFGLDYDENYRNLPYVGVLKEEVYTK; translated from the coding sequence ATGTTGGACAAAGATATTAAGAAAACTCTTGTTTCAGAAGAAGAAATCGTTGCAAAATGCAAAGAACTCGGTCAAATTTTAGCAACAGACTATGCAGATAAGAATCCTATTCTTGTAGGAATTTTAAAAGGTTCTATCCCATTTATGGCAGAATTAATGAAACATATTGATGCCCATGTAGAAACGGATTATATGGTTGTTTCTAGCTACCATGGCGGAACGGAGAGTAGCGGTACCGTTAAGATTATCAAGGATTTGGACAATAGTGTTGCAGGTCGACATATCATCTTCGTAGAGGATATTATTGACACTGGTCGCACATTAAAAGAATTGAAAGAACTCTTTGCTTTGCGTCAGGCAGCTTCTATTAAAATTGCCACTCTTCTTGATAAACCAGAAGGTCGTGTTGTTGAAATCGAGCCAGACTACACTTGCTTTACTATTCCAAATGAATTTGTAGTTGGATTTGGCTTAGATTATGATGAAAATTACCGTAATCTTCCTTATGTTGGTGTACTCAAAGAGGAAGTTTACACAAAATAG
- a CDS encoding ATP-dependent zinc metalloprotease FtsH, whose protein sequence is MNNQPNKGFIKNPFLIILVIATIVTAFQFFNAGQQVATQEISYSQVVTELKNNNVSEITYQPNSSVIEITGKYKKEQEAKDELASTIKLFQVSSKVKYKNFKSLILPSETNLSELQALANENGVKVTIKPESSNGLWLNIVFNLLPLIIAGVFFMMMMNQGGGGARGAMNFGRNKAKALEQSNIKVRFSDVAGAEEEKQELVEVVEFLKDPKRFTKLGARIPAGVLLEGPPGTGKTLLAKAVAGEAGVPFFSISGSDFVEMFVGVGASRVRSLFEDAKKAAPAIIFIDEIDAVGRQRGVGMGGGNDEREQTLNQLLIEMDGFEGNEGIIVIAATNRSDVLDPALLRPGRFDRKVLVGRPDVKGREAILKVHAKNKPLAADVDLKLVAQQTPGFVGADLENVLNEAALVAARRNKTVIDASDIDEAEDRVIAGPSKKDRQVSAKEREIVAYHEAGHTIVGLVLSNAREVHKVTIVPRGRAGGYMIALPKEDQMLLSKEDMKEQLAGLMGGRVAEEIIFNTQTTGASNDFEQATQMARAMVAEYGMSDKMGPMQYEGSHAMFGGQTTHKHISEQTAYELDNEVRDLLNEARNKAAEIIQSNRETHKLIAEALLKYETLDSVQIKSLYETGKMPENIERDDEDVHPLSYEEVKEKINTKE, encoded by the coding sequence ATGAACAATCAACCAAATAAAGGATTTATAAAAAATCCTTTTCTCATTATTCTCGTTATTGCCACTATTGTTACAGCCTTTCAATTTTTTAACGCTGGTCAGCAAGTAGCAACTCAAGAAATCAGTTATTCACAAGTAGTAACTGAATTGAAAAATAATAATGTATCTGAAATTACTTATCAACCAAATTCAAGTGTTATTGAAATTACTGGTAAGTACAAAAAAGAACAGGAAGCTAAAGATGAGTTAGCTTCAACTATTAAGTTATTCCAAGTTTCTAGTAAAGTTAAGTATAAAAACTTTAAATCACTAATTTTACCGTCAGAAACGAATTTGTCAGAGCTACAAGCTCTTGCAAATGAAAATGGAGTAAAGGTTACTATTAAACCTGAAAGTTCAAATGGACTTTGGTTAAATATCGTCTTTAATTTGTTACCGCTTATCATTGCTGGTGTATTCTTCATGATGATGATGAACCAGGGTGGTGGCGGAGCTCGAGGTGCCATGAATTTTGGGCGAAACAAGGCAAAAGCTCTTGAGCAAAGCAATATCAAAGTTCGTTTCTCAGATGTTGCAGGTGCAGAAGAAGAAAAACAAGAATTAGTTGAAGTTGTTGAATTTTTGAAGGATCCAAAACGCTTTACTAAACTTGGAGCACGTATTCCAGCAGGTGTGCTACTAGAGGGGCCTCCAGGAACCGGTAAAACCTTGCTTGCCAAAGCAGTAGCAGGTGAAGCGGGTGTACCATTCTTCTCCATTTCTGGTTCAGATTTTGTTGAAATGTTTGTTGGTGTCGGTGCCAGCCGTGTTCGTTCATTATTTGAAGATGCAAAAAAAGCAGCGCCAGCCATTATTTTCATCGATGAAATCGATGCTGTCGGTCGCCAACGTGGTGTCGGCATGGGTGGCGGTAACGACGAACGTGAACAAACCCTCAACCAACTCTTAATTGAAATGGATGGTTTTGAAGGGAACGAAGGGATTATTGTCATTGCCGCAACCAACCGTAGTGATGTTTTAGACCCTGCCCTTCTTCGTCCAGGTCGTTTTGACCGTAAAGTATTGGTTGGTCGTCCGGATGTTAAAGGACGTGAAGCAATCCTTAAAGTTCATGCGAAGAATAAACCACTAGCAGCAGATGTAGATTTGAAATTAGTAGCACAACAAACACCAGGATTTGTTGGTGCAGATTTAGAGAATGTTCTTAACGAAGCAGCTCTAGTTGCTGCACGTCGAAACAAAACTGTCATCGATGCGTCAGATATCGACGAAGCGGAAGATCGTGTTATTGCAGGTCCGTCCAAGAAAGATCGTCAAGTCTCAGCTAAGGAACGAGAAATCGTTGCCTACCATGAAGCTGGTCATACGATTGTCGGCCTTGTCTTGTCAAATGCGCGTGAAGTTCATAAAGTTACTATTGTACCACGTGGCCGCGCAGGAGGTTACATGATTGCCCTTCCAAAAGAAGATCAAATGCTTCTATCTAAAGAAGATATGAAGGAGCAATTGGCTGGTCTTATGGGAGGACGTGTTGCGGAAGAAATTATTTTCAATACCCAAACAACTGGTGCCTCAAATGACTTTGAACAAGCAACACAGATGGCGCGTGCTATGGTTGCTGAATATGGCATGAGTGACAAAATGGGACCAATGCAGTATGAGGGCAGTCATGCAATGTTTGGTGGCCAGACAACTCATAAACACATTTCAGAACAAACTGCTTATGAATTAGATAATGAAGTACGTGATTTGTTAAATGAAGCTCGCAACAAAGCAGCTGAAATTATTCAGTCTAATCGCGAAACTCATAAACTAATCGCAGAAGCATTGCTCAAATACGAAACTCTTGATAGTGTTCAAATTAAATCTCTCTATGAAACAGGCAAAATGCCAGAGAATATTGAACGTGATGATGAAGATGTTCATCCCCTTTCTTATGAAGAGGTAAAAGAGAAAATTAATACGAAAGAGTAG
- a CDS encoding sigma-70 family RNA polymerase sigma factor codes for MEFEKVYASVKGIVNKARKEFYIKLWDRDDWEQEGMMTLFELLEAQPWLVDEQVQLYCYFKVKFRNRIKDRIRKQESQKRKFDRMPHEDIHELSHAIQSPGLINDELLMLRGALRDYRKNLSNDQLDKYEKLISGQCFNGRREMIRDLQIHLKDFR; via the coding sequence ATGGAATTCGAAAAAGTGTACGCAAGCGTCAAAGGTATTGTAAACAAGGCTCGAAAAGAGTTTTACATTAAACTATGGGATCGAGATGATTGGGAACAAGAAGGAATGATGACCTTGTTTGAATTATTGGAAGCTCAACCGTGGCTAGTTGATGAACAAGTTCAATTATATTGTTATTTTAAAGTCAAGTTCAGAAATCGAATCAAGGATCGTATCCGCAAACAGGAAAGTCAAAAACGCAAGTTTGACCGTATGCCACATGAAGATATTCACGAATTATCTCACGCAATACAATCACCGGGATTGATAAACGATGAACTATTAATGCTAAGAGGTGCCTTGAGAGATTATCGAAAAAATCTGAGTAATGATCAACTTGATAAATACGAAAAATTAATTAGCGGACAATGTTTTAATGGTCGTCGTGAAATGATACGTGATTTACAAATTCATTTGAAAGACTTTCGCTAA
- a CDS encoding rod shape-determining protein MreC, which translates to MNKFSKLVVVVSIFLLLSFSLLFVTFSKGLQVPYLNNIVRVVVTPIQSVISVPTRFFSEQKDVLTDLMNAYEENKQLKEAIMSLEGMAAENTSLKEENASLRSSLGVVSDFPEKQLIPGSVLVRTPSAWSEHIAINIGETSGVTSNALVVANGGLVGIVSSLSSDSAVVTLFTNSDEFTKLPVKISVDSKEIYGILSGYDADTNSFIINQLNSADEIAVGSNVVTSDLAGATSANIQIGKVLSVKSNSNSLNREVYVEPTASFSNIYSVLVVGQTNAQ; encoded by the coding sequence ATGAATAAATTTTCAAAATTAGTAGTAGTTGTTTCTATCTTTTTATTACTGTCATTTTCTCTTTTGTTTGTGACTTTCTCTAAGGGGTTACAGGTACCATATTTAAATAATATCGTTAGGGTTGTTGTAACGCCAATTCAATCGGTTATTTCAGTGCCTACTAGATTTTTTTCTGAGCAGAAAGATGTCTTGACAGATTTGATGAACGCTTACGAGGAAAATAAACAATTAAAGGAAGCTATTATGAGCCTTGAAGGGATGGCTGCTGAAAATACTAGCTTGAAAGAAGAGAATGCATCGCTTCGTAGCAGTTTAGGTGTGGTATCTGATTTTCCTGAAAAACAACTTATTCCAGGATCAGTTTTGGTGAGGACTCCTTCAGCGTGGTCGGAGCATATTGCAATTAATATTGGTGAGACTAGTGGTGTGACATCTAATGCACTTGTGGTTGCTAATGGTGGATTAGTTGGCATCGTGAGTTCATTGAGTTCAGATTCGGCGGTTGTTACCTTATTTACGAATTCGGATGAATTCACGAAGTTGCCTGTGAAAATTTCTGTTGATTCTAAAGAAATTTATGGTATTTTATCGGGCTATGATGCAGATACAAATAGTTTTATCATTAATCAGTTGAACTCAGCTGATGAAATTGCAGTGGGTAGCAATGTTGTAACGAGTGATTTGGCTGGTGCGACTTCGGCAAATATCCAAATTGGTAAAGTTTTATCGGTTAAATCAAATAGTAACAGTTTAAATAGAGAAGTATATGTTGAGCCGACAGCTAGTTTTTCAAATATTTATTCGGTTTTAGTGGTAGGTCAAACAAATGCGCAATAA
- a CDS encoding rod shape-determining protein MreD encodes MRNKMIEIFMFPILFFILLLDGQISTLVTNWSVGLFTISSHLVLMLAIFYANYVSLGFSLFIFTLLGLVYDISYLNLIGIATTTLPLVLYCIYFFFQGAVSKRGINILILLVAIFQFEFISYSFARIFHITNLSVFIFVFNKLLPSLLFNLVLFFVLQPSFERLFGITNKT; translated from the coding sequence ATGCGCAATAAAATGATAGAAATATTCATGTTTCCCATCTTGTTCTTTATTTTATTACTTGATGGACAGATTTCAACGTTGGTAACAAATTGGTCGGTCGGATTATTTACTATTTCAAGTCATTTGGTACTTATGTTAGCTATTTTTTATGCTAACTATGTATCTCTTGGTTTTTCATTATTCATATTTACTTTGCTAGGTTTGGTATATGATATTAGTTATCTTAATCTGATTGGTATTGCTACTACAACTCTTCCTTTAGTTTTATATTGCATCTATTTCTTCTTTCAAGGTGCTGTCAGCAAGCGAGGAATTAATATTTTGATTTTACTAGTAGCTATTTTTCAATTTGAATTTATTAGTTACTCATTTGCTCGCATTTTTCATATAACAAACTTGTCTGTGTTTATCTTTGTTTTTAATAAATTACTTCCAAGTCTACTATTCAATTTGGTCTTATTTTTCGTACTACAACCGTCATTTGAGCGTTTATTTGGAATAACAAACAAGACATAG
- a CDS encoding CHAP domain-containing protein, whose translation MKKKILATIMLSTVVLSNANYVAVISANDVDSQIAAKNQQISELTAQQAEAQQQVDAIQGQVDAIVSEQAKLTEENTRLEAESQALAADIERLSADIVSRDGALKEQARSAQVDGSASSYINTILDSKSIVDAVSRVNAMREIVSANNRMLEQQKADKEAIAEKQKANQEAITTLAANRQKLEDDAQVLQVRQAELEAAKLNLAVQKATAEDEKNSLLAQKAAAEEAARQAAARQAEYQAQQAALAQQQVASVSAPVVSTPVETTVTETVATVSQSTPTVSTPTTSISSGSGSSAAANNARYDASSYPIGECTWGVKSQLSWVGPYWGDAKQWLASARAEGFSTGSTPQVGAIAVWTGGYYGHVAVVTAVQSSTSIQVVESNYMGRRYIGNHRGWFNPTTTSEGAVYYIYPPY comes from the coding sequence ATGAAGAAAAAAATCTTGGCTACAATTATGTTAAGTACAGTCGTTCTATCTAATGCTAATTATGTAGCTGTGATTAGTGCGAATGATGTAGATAGTCAGATTGCAGCAAAAAATCAACAGATTAGTGAGTTGACAGCACAACAAGCTGAAGCTCAACAACAAGTTGATGCTATTCAAGGACAAGTTGATGCAATTGTTAGTGAACAGGCGAAATTAACAGAAGAAAATACTCGTTTGGAAGCAGAATCGCAGGCATTGGCGGCAGATATTGAGCGTTTGTCAGCTGATATTGTGTCACGTGATGGTGCTTTAAAAGAGCAGGCGCGTAGTGCTCAAGTTGATGGCTCTGCTTCAAGCTATATTAATACAATTTTAGATTCAAAATCAATCGTTGATGCTGTTTCTCGTGTTAATGCAATGCGTGAGATTGTTTCAGCTAATAACCGTATGTTGGAACAACAAAAAGCTGATAAGGAAGCAATTGCTGAAAAACAAAAGGCAAACCAAGAGGCAATCACTACTTTGGCAGCTAATCGCCAAAAATTGGAAGATGACGCCCAAGTATTGCAAGTGCGTCAGGCTGAATTGGAAGCTGCTAAGTTAAATTTGGCTGTGCAGAAAGCTACTGCTGAAGATGAGAAAAATTCATTGTTGGCGCAAAAGGCAGCTGCAGAAGAAGCAGCTCGTCAAGCGGCAGCTCGTCAAGCGGAGTATCAAGCACAACAGGCAGCTCTAGCACAGCAACAAGTAGCCTCAGTATCAGCACCAGTCGTGTCAACGCCAGTAGAAACTACAGTGACTGAAACGGTTGCGACAGTATCACAATCTACACCAACGGTAAGCACACCTACAACGTCTATATCATCAGGTTCAGGTAGTTCAGCGGCAGCAAATAATGCGCGTTATGACGCTTCATCTTACCCAATTGGTGAGTGTACTTGGGGAGTTAAATCTCAACTTTCATGGGTTGGTCCTTACTGGGGAGATGCTAAACAGTGGTTAGCATCAGCACGTGCTGAAGGTTTTAGTACAGGTTCTACTCCACAAGTAGGTGCGATTGCTGTTTGGACAGGTGGTTATTATGGGCACGTAGCGGTTGTTACGGCTGTTCAATCTTCAACAAGTATCCAAGTTGTTGAATCAAACTACATGGGTCGTCGTTATATTGGTAACCACCGTGGTTGGTTTAATCCTACAACTACATCTGAAGGTGCAGTTTACTACATTTACCCTCCATATTAA
- a CDS encoding ribose-phosphate pyrophosphokinase (catalyzes the formation of 5-phospho-alpha-D-ribose 1-phosphate from D-ribose 5-phosphate and ATP), with translation MAFTDLKLFALSSNQKLAEQVSKKIGIPLGKSSVRQFSDGEIQVNIEESIRGTHVYILQSTSSPVNDNLMEILIMVDALKRASAESVNVVMPYYGYARQDRKARAREPITSKLVANMLQIAGVNRLLTIDLHAAQIQGFFDIPVDHLMGAPLIADYFERRGMVGDGYVVVSPDHGGVTRARKLAQFLKTPIAIIDKRRSVDKMNTSEVMNIIGDIKDKTCILIDDMIDTAGTICHAADALADAGATAVYASCTHPVLSGPAMDNISKSAIKKLVVLDTIEIAEDRLIDKIEHISTAELLAEAIIRIHEKRPLSPLFEASRVK, from the coding sequence ATGGCGTTTACTGACTTAAAATTGTTCGCTCTTTCGTCAAATCAGAAGTTAGCTGAACAGGTGTCGAAAAAAATAGGAATTCCTCTAGGAAAATCAAGTGTTCGTCAATTTTCAGATGGTGAGATTCAGGTAAATATTGAGGAATCCATTCGTGGAACTCACGTGTATATTCTTCAATCCACTAGCTCACCAGTTAATGATAATTTAATGGAGATTTTGATTATGGTCGATGCTCTTAAACGTGCATCCGCTGAATCAGTAAACGTTGTAATGCCTTACTATGGCTATGCACGTCAGGATCGTAAAGCTCGTGCTCGTGAGCCAATCACTTCAAAATTGGTGGCTAATATGTTGCAGATAGCGGGGGTCAATCGTTTGTTGACAATTGATTTGCATGCTGCGCAGATTCAGGGATTCTTCGATATTCCTGTTGATCATTTGATGGGTGCTCCATTGATTGCGGATTATTTTGAGCGTCGTGGTATGGTAGGTGATGGCTATGTTGTTGTATCACCTGACCATGGTGGTGTGACACGTGCCCGTAAGTTAGCACAGTTCTTGAAGACACCGATTGCTATTATTGATAAACGCCGTAGTGTTGATAAGATGAATACATCAGAAGTGATGAACATTATTGGCGATATTAAGGATAAAACTTGTATATTGATTGATGATATGATTGATACTGCGGGTACCATCTGTCATGCAGCGGATGCTTTGGCAGATGCAGGGGCAACAGCTGTTTATGCTTCATGTACGCACCCAGTATTGTCAGGGCCTGCTATGGATAACATTAGTAAGTCAGCAATTAAGAAATTGGTTGTTCTTGATACAATTGAAATTGCAGAAGATCGCTTAATCGATAAAATCGAACATATTTCAACGGCAGAATTATTAGCGGAAGCGATTATTCGTATTCATGAAAAACGTCCTTTGTCACCTTTGTTTGAGGCAAGTCGTGTTAAATAG